Proteins encoded within one genomic window of Alphaproteobacteria bacterium HT1-32:
- a CDS encoding RimK family alpha-L-glutamate ligase translates to MRNQVIVIEKKTDLDWARDFGMVQTAADFIAADGSAGPMPQRVINLADDCSYMSIGYYCSLLAEARGERVIPSVETILDLSRKSLYEMVLPELDAILNKDIARIANPPKASFTLTLCFGSVSATGFRNLARLIYDRFRCPLLRVSVQKETIWRIKSLEMIAPKQLSPEEFDFFQKALESHSRVSWQTPKRKRALRYSLAILVNHEEQMPPSNAGALKLFEKVGAANNIDVDLITRKDFLKLAEYDALFIRETTSIKDHTFRFAKKAEAEGMPVIDDPTSILRCTNKVYLAELLSKNNIPAPKTMIVDREHLNKVVDGLGFPMVLKIPDGSFSRGVHKAENKEELQSYSRKLFKSSDVILAQEFMYTEFDWRIGILNRKPIYAAQYFMSRSHWQIYKHAEGGKTSSGDSRTVPIEEAPADVVDAALRAANLIGDGLYGVDMKQNSRGAFVIEVNDNPNIDRGIEDAILKESLYEMLMLDFKRRIEDR, encoded by the coding sequence ATGCGTAATCAGGTCATTGTCATTGAGAAAAAAACCGACCTCGACTGGGCCAGAGACTTCGGCATGGTCCAGACCGCCGCCGACTTCATCGCAGCCGACGGTTCTGCCGGACCGATGCCCCAACGGGTCATCAACCTGGCGGATGACTGCTCCTATATGAGCATCGGCTATTATTGTTCGCTGCTGGCTGAAGCCCGTGGCGAACGGGTCATTCCGTCAGTCGAAACCATTCTCGATCTGTCCCGCAAGTCGCTCTATGAAATGGTCCTGCCGGAACTGGATGCTATCCTGAACAAGGATATCGCCCGTATCGCCAATCCGCCGAAAGCCAGCTTCACCCTGACACTCTGCTTCGGCAGCGTCTCGGCCACCGGGTTCCGCAATCTCGCCCGCCTGATCTATGACCGGTTCCGCTGCCCTCTGCTGCGTGTCTCGGTACAGAAAGAAACCATCTGGCGCATCAAGTCACTGGAGATGATTGCGCCGAAACAGCTGTCGCCGGAAGAGTTCGACTTTTTCCAGAAGGCGCTGGAAAGCCATTCCCGGGTCAGTTGGCAAACACCGAAACGAAAACGGGCCCTGCGCTACAGCCTCGCCATTCTGGTCAACCATGAAGAACAGATGCCACCGTCGAATGCGGGTGCCCTGAAATTGTTCGAGAAAGTGGGCGCGGCCAACAATATCGATGTTGATCTGATCACCCGGAAGGATTTCCTGAAACTCGCTGAATATGACGCGCTGTTCATTCGCGAGACCACGTCGATCAAGGACCACACCTTCCGTTTTGCCAAGAAGGCCGAGGCCGAGGGCATGCCGGTGATTGATGATCCGACCTCAATCCTGCGCTGCACCAACAAGGTTTATCTGGCTGAACTGCTGTCAAAGAACAACATCCCTGCTCCGAAAACGATGATCGTGGACCGTGAACATCTGAACAAGGTGGTGGATGGTCTGGGCTTTCCGATGGTCCTGAAAATTCCCGATGGGTCGTTCTCACGCGGCGTCCACAAGGCCGAGAACAAGGAAGAGCTGCAAAGCTATTCCCGCAAGCTGTTCAAAAGCTCTGATGTCATCCTGGCGCAGGAATTCATGTATACGGAATTCGACTGGCGCATCGGCATCCTGAACCGCAAGCCGATCTATGCCGCGCAATATTTCATGTCGCGCAGTCACTGGCAGATCTACAAACATGCGGAAGGCGGCAAGACATCCTCGGGCGATTCCCGCACCGTGCCGATTGAGGAAGCGCCAGCCGACGTGGTGGATGCCGCGTTACGCGCCGCCAACCTGATCGGCGACGGCCTCTATGGTGTCGACATGAAACAGAACAGCCGCGGTGCCTTCGTCATTGAAGTGAATGACAACCCGAACATCGACCGGGGCATCGAAGACGCCATTCTGAAGGAAAGCCTTTATGAAATGCTGATGCTGGACTTCAAGCGCCGGATTGAGGATCGCTGA
- a CDS encoding glycosyltransferase, with protein sequence MSDAAAPPVLAVIIPAYRVAAKVAAVIADIPPEVAHIVVVDDACPEGSGNIVAALDNKRLHLVRHTENQGVGGAVVSGYRKALELGADVMVKIDGDGQMDPAILHKIAGPVMSGEADYAKGNRFADFRTLKRMPTVRLLGNSGLSFLLKAASGYWTMLDPTNGYTAIHARALEKLELDRLDRRYFFESDLLIRLGTVSAVVVDVQMEARYADENSSLNIPKTMLEFPGKILRGLLRRLFLRYFIYDFNMASVYLMVSVPLLLFSFLFGIYQWIDSSQTGIARPLGTIMVVIIPLILGFQMLLQAIAFDVASTPKRRNPE encoded by the coding sequence TTGAGCGACGCCGCAGCCCCTCCTGTTCTGGCTGTTATCATTCCGGCCTATCGGGTTGCCGCCAAGGTTGCTGCGGTCATTGCCGACATACCGCCAGAGGTTGCCCATATTGTTGTCGTCGATGACGCCTGCCCGGAAGGCTCCGGGAATATCGTTGCCGCGCTGGACAACAAGCGACTTCACCTTGTCCGCCACACGGAAAATCAGGGCGTTGGCGGGGCCGTTGTATCCGGGTACCGCAAGGCACTTGAACTGGGTGCGGATGTAATGGTCAAGATTGACGGGGACGGGCAGATGGACCCGGCCATCCTGCACAAGATCGCCGGACCCGTGATGAGTGGCGAAGCCGACTATGCCAAGGGCAACCGGTTTGCAGATTTCCGAACCTTGAAGCGGATGCCGACCGTCCGGCTGCTTGGAAATTCCGGTCTCTCGTTCCTGCTGAAGGCAGCCAGTGGCTACTGGACCATGCTGGACCCGACCAACGGATATACGGCAATCCATGCCCGGGCGCTGGAGAAACTGGAACTCGACAGGCTGGATCGCCGCTATTTCTTTGAATCCGACCTGCTGATCCGACTGGGAACCGTCAGTGCTGTTGTTGTCGATGTTCAGATGGAAGCGCGCTACGCAGATGAAAATTCATCACTGAACATCCCGAAAACGATGCTCGAATTTCCGGGCAAAATTCTGCGTGGTCTGTTGCGCCGGCTTTTCCTTCGTTATTTCATCTATGACTTCAACATGGCATCGGTCTATCTGATGGTCAGCGTGCCTCTGCTGCTGTTCAGCTTCCTGTTCGGGATCTATCAGTGGATTGATTCCAGCCAGACCGGAATTGCCCGCCCGCTTGGCACCATCATGGTGGTCATCATTCCGCTTATACTCGGGTTCCAGATGCTGCTGCAGGCCATAGCCTTTGACGTTGCCTCAACCCCCAAGCGACGGAATCCGGAATGA
- a CDS encoding UPF0104 family protein — MKNTILWILKLGLSGLLIWFLLDSVDADAVLERVQGMDMGIAAVGLALLIVQVGVTMVRWQVALRGIDGWLNHSDAFRYIYMGIFFSQTLPSSVGGDAVRMYKGYRRGLTLSQSINGVMLDRVATVLALAFLVAVMTPFIWNRTGDMALVLPFLAIALGGVAGLCLLMLLDRLPAALQKWRVVRGLGQLATDTRRLFLTPRYALPLLVVSVIGHINVSAAVYFFAKAMGLHGIGLADCIALFPPVLLLTTIPISVAGWGVREAAMVAAFAFIGVADADAFSLSLIFGVAVVVSSLPGGLIFLLSNDRNIKELPSAPVSDPQSGA, encoded by the coding sequence ATGAAAAACACGATCCTCTGGATATTGAAACTTGGCCTGTCCGGCCTGCTGATCTGGTTTCTGCTCGACAGCGTGGACGCGGACGCGGTGCTGGAGCGTGTGCAGGGGATGGATATGGGCATCGCCGCAGTCGGCCTGGCGCTGCTCATCGTTCAGGTCGGGGTCACGATGGTCCGCTGGCAGGTTGCCCTGCGCGGCATTGATGGCTGGCTGAACCACAGCGATGCTTTTCGTTACATCTATATGGGGATTTTCTTCAGTCAGACCCTGCCATCTTCGGTCGGTGGCGATGCGGTGCGCATGTACAAGGGCTACAGGCGCGGGCTGACCCTGTCACAGTCCATCAACGGGGTGATGCTGGACCGGGTGGCGACGGTGCTGGCGCTGGCCTTTCTGGTGGCGGTGATGACCCCCTTCATCTGGAACCGGACCGGTGATATGGCGCTGGTGCTGCCGTTTCTGGCCATTGCTCTCGGTGGTGTCGCCGGGCTGTGCCTGCTGATGCTGCTCGACCGACTGCCCGCCGCCTTGCAGAAATGGCGTGTTGTGCGGGGGCTGGGGCAACTGGCGACCGATACAAGACGGCTGTTTCTGACCCCACGCTATGCATTGCCGTTGCTGGTGGTCTCCGTCATCGGGCATATCAACGTCTCTGCCGCCGTTTATTTCTTTGCAAAGGCAATGGGACTGCACGGGATCGGACTGGCGGATTGCATTGCCCTGTTCCCGCCGGTGCTGCTGCTGACCACCATCCCGATTTCAGTTGCGGGATGGGGGGTTCGGGAAGCGGCGATGGTTGCCGCCTTCGCCTTCATTGGCGTAGCTGATGCAGATGCCTTCTCGCTGTCACTGATCTTCGGGGTTGCGGTGGTTGTCTCCAGCCTGCCCGGCGGGCTGATTTTTCTGTTGAGCAATGACCGCAATATCAAGGAACTGCCGTCTGCGCCGGTCAGCGATCCTCAATCCGGCGCTTGA
- a CDS encoding response regulator produces MSLSSDKRTYPAIGSLKATCSCDPLLASNQLLPTPPSISCSCCFVQPRLLFCRILKMLSPIIEVTVLLTKQIPGAGCQRPSAKIWPKYFSTIRPAVYGRKVLALPATCTEIRNVLMAKILLVDDNEFTRLIIKGILESDGHTLIVAKNGQDGVEALRNTAGIDLVIMDIVMPVMNGFEAVKLVRADPAITHIPILAVTARDTSGDYEDIYDAGCDAYVSKPVEAHRLLDRVNSLLN; encoded by the coding sequence ATGTCGCTATCATCAGACAAGCGAACATACCCGGCAATCGGAAGCCTGAAAGCAACCTGCTCCTGTGACCCGCTCCTGGCATCAAACCAACTCCTTCCCACACCGCCAAGCATTTCCTGTTCTTGCTGTTTCGTCCAGCCCCGGCTTCTGTTTTGTCGTATTTTGAAGATGTTAAGCCCGATAATTGAGGTGACCGTTTTGCTGACAAAACAAATACCGGGTGCAGGCTGTCAGCGCCCCTCTGCAAAGATATGGCCTAAGTACTTTTCAACCATCAGACCTGCCGTCTATGGTCGGAAAGTTTTAGCCCTACCAGCAACATGCACGGAAATCCGGAACGTCCTTATGGCAAAGATACTATTGGTTGATGACAATGAATTCACACGCCTCATCATCAAAGGGATATTAGAGAGCGATGGTCATACCCTGATCGTTGCAAAAAACGGTCAGGATGGTGTCGAGGCGCTCCGGAACACTGCCGGAATAGACCTTGTCATCATGGACATCGTCATGCCGGTGATGAACGGGTTCGAAGCCGTCAAACTGGTCAGGGCTGATCCCGCGATCACTCACATCCCAATTCTGGCCGTGACGGCCAGAGACACCAGCGGCGACTATGAAGATATTTACGACGCGGGCTGTGATGCCTATGTCTCCAAGCCTGTCGAAGCGCATCGGTTGCTTGACCGTGTTAATTCACTTCTGAACTGA
- a CDS encoding aminotransferase class I/II-fold pyridoxal phosphate-dependent enzyme, whose amino-acid sequence MVKSSFGIVLGSLSFDRDAPSPLHRQLYNQLRDIILAGGLPAGTRLPASRTLAAETGLSRNTVVEAFEQLMAEGYVESRVGSGTRVAAVLPDDYLQAGDRKAETATYRAAGALSERGKVLASARPLFRSSFDAVTNEGQPFAAGLPAMDRFPWTLWRRLMSRRMRNPDRGLLHYGDPQGHPPLRQAIAGYVSTARGVRVNPGQVIVLSGSQQALDLTARLLLDPGDPVWVEDPCYPGARGALAGAGARIVPVGIDDEGLDVSEGRRLAPDARLAFVTPSHQYPLGVTMTLARRLSLMEWAKESGAWIVEDDYDSEYRFGGRPVPAMQGLDTDGRVIYLGSFSKVLFPSIRIGYMIAPDDLIDSFVAARALIDGHSPTLTQAVLADFIDGGHFTGHLRRMRGLYAERQTKLLTAAREILPEDCRLEPTESGMHLMCWLPRGADDRAISAAARKLGITATPLSALTLTHDYAPALALGFASIDGVIMRDGLKRLASVIRTTPEASTDLQADNQPGGISNI is encoded by the coding sequence ATGGTGAAATCAAGCTTCGGCATTGTCCTCGGAAGTCTGAGTTTTGACCGGGATGCACCATCCCCTCTGCACCGGCAGCTCTACAACCAGCTTCGCGACATCATTCTGGCTGGCGGATTGCCCGCAGGCACCAGACTGCCGGCCAGCCGCACACTGGCAGCCGAGACCGGCCTCAGCCGGAATACGGTCGTTGAAGCATTTGAGCAGTTGATGGCAGAAGGTTATGTGGAAAGCCGGGTCGGCTCCGGCACCCGCGTCGCAGCCGTACTGCCTGATGATTATCTTCAGGCTGGTGATCGCAAGGCAGAGACAGCGACCTATCGGGCTGCCGGGGCGCTTTCAGAACGCGGGAAAGTACTGGCCAGTGCCCGCCCCCTGTTCCGCAGCAGCTTCGACGCCGTCACCAATGAAGGCCAGCCCTTCGCAGCCGGACTACCGGCGATGGACCGGTTTCCCTGGACGCTCTGGCGGCGGCTTATGTCACGGCGCATGCGAAATCCTGATCGCGGGTTACTGCATTACGGCGACCCTCAGGGCCATCCGCCATTACGACAGGCAATTGCAGGCTATGTTTCCACTGCCCGTGGCGTCAGGGTGAATCCCGGTCAGGTTATTGTTCTTTCAGGCTCGCAACAGGCTCTCGACCTGACTGCCCGCCTGCTGCTTGATCCCGGAGACCCGGTCTGGGTCGAAGACCCCTGCTATCCCGGCGCGCGTGGCGCCCTGGCCGGTGCCGGAGCCCGGATTGTCCCGGTCGGCATTGACGATGAAGGTCTGGATGTCAGCGAAGGCCGTCGCCTTGCGCCCGATGCGCGGCTGGCATTCGTCACACCATCACATCAGTACCCGCTGGGCGTCACCATGACACTTGCCCGCAGGTTAAGCCTGATGGAATGGGCAAAGGAATCCGGCGCCTGGATCGTTGAAGACGATTATGACAGCGAGTACAGGTTCGGCGGTCGTCCTGTCCCGGCAATGCAGGGACTCGATACAGACGGGCGGGTGATCTATCTCGGTTCGTTCTCCAAAGTCCTGTTTCCGTCGATCCGGATTGGCTACATGATCGCCCCGGATGATCTGATTGACTCCTTCGTCGCTGCACGCGCCCTGATTGACGGCCACAGCCCGACCCTGACACAGGCGGTCCTCGCCGATTTTATCGACGGCGGTCATTTCACCGGCCATCTCCGCCGTATGCGGGGTCTCTATGCCGAGCGTCAGACGAAGCTGCTGACAGCAGCACGCGAAATTCTCCCCGAAGACTGCCGGCTGGAGCCGACGGAAAGCGGCATGCATCTGATGTGCTGGCTGCCCCGGGGTGCGGACGACCGCGCAATATCTGCTGCGGCCCGAAAGCTCGGCATTACCGCAACGCCGCTGTCTGCACTCACCCTGACGCACGACTATGCCCCGGCCCTCGCCCTGGGCTTTGCCAGCATCGACGGTGTCATCATGCGGGACGGCCTGAAACGTCTGGCCTCGGTCATCCGGACAACACCGGAAGCATCAACAGATCTACAGGCCGATAACCAGCCAGGCGGTATATCCAACATATGA
- a CDS encoding TIGR02285 family protein encodes MWEGVGLMPGAGHRSRLLSGFRLPGMFACLMIATLTSAFAQSETTINWYKPEFPPLSIVNGPHAGKGYSDRIEAYLIRKLDSYQHRVTVAPFKRTLRDMKKGDNACSVTLLKNKEREAFIAFTRPARLLLPNSLIIRANEQPSLAPYRDASGKVSVDALISDGKLRLGYSDGRSYTKPLDSLIAKHRNRVNMIERHGKEGPKGLLSMLVKGHIDAMFAQPVEAQFHGREMGISDQIAVLSLAEIKDYTIGYIGCSRTPWGEEVVARINDILETAVRTEEFRSFYEGFLDTDSVTRYRAVYNRYFGL; translated from the coding sequence GTGTGGGAAGGAGTTGGTTTGATGCCAGGAGCGGGTCACAGGAGCAGGTTGCTTTCAGGCTTCCGATTGCCGGGTATGTTCGCTTGTCTGATGATAGCGACATTAACCTCTGCGTTTGCCCAGTCTGAAACCACGATCAACTGGTATAAGCCTGAATTCCCGCCGCTGAGCATCGTCAACGGACCTCATGCGGGGAAAGGCTATTCGGACCGTATTGAAGCCTATCTGATCCGCAAGCTTGATAGCTATCAGCACAGGGTTACGGTGGCACCCTTCAAGCGCACCCTCCGCGACATGAAAAAAGGCGATAATGCCTGTTCGGTGACTCTGCTCAAAAACAAGGAACGGGAAGCTTTTATCGCTTTTACCCGGCCGGCGCGGCTGCTGTTGCCGAACAGTCTGATCATCCGCGCAAACGAACAGCCCAGTCTGGCACCGTACAGGGACGCGTCTGGAAAGGTCTCCGTCGATGCATTGATTTCCGATGGTAAACTGCGTCTGGGTTATTCTGACGGACGTTCCTATACCAAGCCACTGGACAGCCTGATTGCGAAACACAGAAATCGTGTAAACATGATCGAACGACACGGCAAGGAAGGCCCTAAAGGGTTACTTTCTATGCTGGTAAAGGGTCATATTGACGCGATGTTTGCGCAGCCCGTTGAAGCGCAGTTTCATGGTCGCGAGATGGGGATAAGTGACCAGATCGCTGTGCTGTCTCTGGCCGAAATCAAGGATTATACAATCGGTTATATTGGCTGCTCCCGAACCCCGTGGGGGGAGGAGGTGGTTGCCAGGATCAACGATATTCTGGAAACAGCCGTTCGCACGGAAGAGTTCCGCTCTTTTTATGAAGGCTTTCTTGATACGGATTCGGTGACTCGTTATCGGGCGGTATATAACCGGTACTTCGGTTTGTAG
- a CDS encoding calcium/sodium antiporter, with protein MLLASLAVVGGLLLLIWSADRFVEGAAAVAAHYSISPLLIGMVIIGFGTSAPEMMVSAFAAVEGNSGLALGNAYGSNIANIGLILGVTVMICPIVVQSVVVRKEIPILLGITALSAVLLADGQLARFDALVLLGVFAALMAWSIFEGLQNRDDPMGAEVQEKVDEKSASLRKSLVWVVIGLLLLIASSRLLVWGAVEIASGLGVSDLLIGLTIVAVGTSLPEFAASVSAARKGQSDLALGNILGSNLFNTLAVVGIAGGINPTLVPQEVLHRDLLVVGLLTAGLLVVCFGFKGTGRINRFEGTLLFASYVGYTAWLVIGL; from the coding sequence ATGTTGCTGGCATCACTTGCCGTCGTTGGTGGATTGCTGTTGCTGATCTGGAGCGCGGACCGGTTTGTCGAAGGTGCCGCAGCAGTCGCGGCCCATTATTCTATTTCTCCGCTTCTGATCGGAATGGTCATCATCGGTTTCGGGACTTCAGCCCCGGAGATGATGGTTTCCGCATTTGCGGCGGTCGAGGGTAATTCCGGGCTCGCGCTGGGAAATGCCTATGGTTCCAATATTGCGAATATTGGGTTGATCCTCGGCGTGACAGTGATGATTTGTCCGATCGTCGTGCAGTCTGTCGTGGTCAGGAAGGAAATTCCGATACTCCTCGGCATAACGGCCCTGTCTGCCGTTCTGCTGGCTGATGGTCAGCTGGCCCGTTTTGATGCGCTGGTGCTTCTGGGCGTTTTCGCTGCGTTAATGGCGTGGAGTATATTTGAAGGCCTGCAAAACCGGGATGATCCAATGGGGGCAGAGGTTCAGGAGAAGGTCGACGAAAAAAGCGCTTCTCTCAGAAAATCGCTGGTATGGGTTGTTATCGGTCTTCTCCTGCTGATCGCCAGTTCACGGCTGCTGGTCTGGGGTGCGGTGGAAATTGCCAGCGGTCTCGGAGTTTCCGATCTTCTGATCGGTCTGACCATCGTCGCCGTTGGTACATCACTTCCGGAATTTGCAGCTTCCGTGTCAGCGGCGAGAAAGGGGCAGTCCGATCTGGCGCTGGGTAACATACTTGGCTCGAATTTGTTCAACACACTTGCAGTCGTTGGTATTGCAGGGGGCATAAACCCAACGCTGGTGCCGCAGGAAGTCCTGCATCGGGACTTGCTCGTTGTCGGTCTTCTGACCGCAGGCCTCCTCGTTGTCTGTTTTGGTTTCAAAGGGACCGGCAGGATCAATCGCTTTGAAGGAACGCTGCTGTTCGCGTCATATGTTGGATATACCGCCTGGCTGGTTATCGGCCTGTAG
- a CDS encoding DNA polymerase III subunit chi — translation MTEISFYHLQKWPLEDALPKLLEKVSSSGMRAVIMAGSTERVEHISARLWTYKPESWLPHGSPADGRPADQPVWITTEDENPNGSDVLVLTDGTTSSRTGSFARVLEMFDGNDPEAVQAAREHWKVYKADGHSVTYWKQTDRGGWEKAG, via the coding sequence GTGACTGAAATCAGCTTTTACCACTTGCAGAAGTGGCCGCTGGAGGACGCTCTGCCCAAGCTGCTGGAGAAAGTCTCCTCTAGCGGCATGCGGGCGGTCATAATGGCGGGGTCGACCGAGCGGGTGGAGCATATCTCTGCCCGGCTCTGGACCTACAAGCCGGAAAGCTGGCTGCCGCACGGCAGCCCTGCCGATGGCCGGCCAGCCGATCAGCCGGTCTGGATTACCACGGAAGACGAAAATCCCAACGGTTCGGACGTTCTTGTTCTGACTGATGGCACAACATCCTCCCGTACCGGCAGCTTTGCCCGGGTGCTGGAAATGTTCGATGGAAATGATCCGGAAGCCGTTCAGGCTGCCCGTGAGCACTGGAAGGTCTACAAGGCAGATGGCCACTCAGTGACCTATTGGAAACAGACCGACCGCGGCGGATGGGAAAAGGCGGGCTGA
- a CDS encoding leucyl aminopeptidase encodes MQITFTKPAAPKSGVAVAFAFAGRKLAGLAATLDEATGGSITRAMEASRFEGKAGKSLTLITPAGLPIDRLVLVGLGEPGKLDELGAQKAGGIAWAQVAGVKAKSALIIADVTPEGEFSAGDFAANVAYGSALRSYRFDKYRTKEKAEDKPQITKLSIATDAASAAKKAYATLEAVVEGVFFTRDLVSEPPNVLYPESYAKLLQGLKDDGLEVEVLGEKQMEKLGMGALLGVGQGSVRESKLVIMKWNGGGKKDKPLAFVGKGVCFDTGGISIKPAAGMEDMKWDMGGSAVVSGLMKALAKRKAKVNAVGVVGLVENMPDGNAQRPGDVVNTMSGQTVEIINTDAEGRLVLCDALWYTNDRFKPQFMVDLATLTGAIIISLGHEHAGLFSNDDDLSEKLTAAGKSVHERLWRLPMGEDYDRQLKSDIADMKHTGTRAGGSITAAQFLQRFVKDTPWAHLDIAGVTWSKSDEPTVPKGGTAFGVRLLDRFVADNYEK; translated from the coding sequence ATGCAGATCACGTTCACCAAGCCCGCCGCCCCGAAATCCGGTGTGGCCGTTGCCTTTGCGTTTGCCGGACGGAAGCTTGCCGGCCTTGCGGCCACCCTGGACGAGGCGACAGGTGGCAGTATTACCCGTGCAATGGAGGCTTCCCGCTTTGAGGGTAAAGCCGGAAAGTCGCTGACACTGATCACACCGGCGGGTCTGCCGATTGATCGGCTGGTTCTGGTCGGACTGGGAGAGCCCGGGAAGCTGGACGAACTGGGCGCACAGAAAGCAGGAGGCATTGCCTGGGCTCAGGTCGCCGGGGTTAAGGCAAAGTCAGCCCTCATCATTGCGGATGTCACCCCCGAAGGTGAGTTTTCTGCCGGCGATTTTGCCGCAAATGTTGCTTATGGTTCTGCATTGCGTTCCTACCGGTTTGATAAATACCGGACCAAGGAGAAGGCAGAAGACAAGCCGCAGATCACCAAGCTGTCGATTGCGACAGATGCTGCCTCGGCGGCCAAGAAAGCCTATGCGACTCTGGAAGCGGTTGTTGAGGGCGTCTTCTTTACACGTGATCTGGTTTCCGAGCCGCCCAATGTTCTCTATCCGGAAAGCTATGCCAAATTGCTGCAGGGCCTGAAAGATGATGGCCTTGAAGTTGAGGTGCTCGGCGAAAAGCAGATGGAAAAGCTCGGCATGGGCGCCCTGCTTGGCGTTGGTCAGGGGTCTGTCCGCGAGAGCAAGCTTGTGATCATGAAATGGAATGGTGGCGGCAAGAAAGACAAGCCACTGGCTTTCGTCGGCAAGGGCGTCTGCTTTGATACCGGCGGCATTTCGATCAAGCCGGCTGCCGGCATGGAAGACATGAAGTGGGATATGGGCGGCTCTGCCGTCGTCTCCGGTCTGATGAAAGCACTGGCGAAGCGCAAGGCGAAGGTCAATGCGGTTGGTGTTGTCGGTCTGGTTGAAAATATGCCGGACGGGAATGCCCAGCGTCCGGGGGATGTGGTCAACACCATGTCCGGCCAGACAGTCGAGATCATCAACACGGATGCGGAAGGCCGTCTCGTTCTCTGTGACGCACTCTGGTACACGAATGACCGCTTCAAACCGCAGTTCATGGTCGATCTGGCCACACTGACGGGGGCGATCATCATTTCCCTCGGGCATGAGCATGCCGGTCTGTTCTCAAACGACGATGATCTGTCCGAGAAACTGACAGCGGCTGGAAAATCCGTGCATGAACGTCTGTGGCGTCTGCCGATGGGAGAGGATTATGACCGTCAGCTGAAGTCGGATATCGCTGATATGAAACATACCGGCACCCGCGCCGGGGGCAGCATTACAGCCGCCCAGTTCCTTCAGCGCTTCGTAAAGGATACGCCCTGGGCGCATCTGGATATTGCCGGGGTCACCTGGTCGAAATCCGACGAGCCGACTGTACCGAAAGGCGGTACAGCCTTTGGTGTGCGGTTGCTTGACCGTTTCGTGGCTGACAATTACGAGAAGTGA
- a CDS encoding GNAT family N-acetyltransferase gives MTGLVIDQALPDDLQQLVDLENRCFQLDRLSRRSFQHLLTHGHAFILKAVLENRIVGSAVVLLHRSTPLARLYSLAVDAEARGHQIGKRLLQQAEARALDQGCSFMRLEVRPDSTAALNLYRNSHYRDLGTVADYYEDGAPAFRMEKALSGGANFARSKAPYYAQTLPFTCGPASLIMAMKAQQPDLAADRSTELDIWRESTTVYMTGGHGGCSADGLALAAHARGFDAEILINTKGDDIFTSSVREPEKKEVVRLVQQDFRRKVNAARIPVKTTTATSSDLRAALDDGKTPVVLISHYRLTGSRAPHWVTVTAADDHFIYIHDPEPDPPENRFETDCMNLPVADSELDRMVNYGKDRLSAAVLISRRK, from the coding sequence ATGACCGGCCTCGTTATTGATCAGGCGCTGCCGGACGACCTGCAGCAACTGGTTGATCTTGAAAACCGCTGCTTCCAGCTTGACCGGCTGTCACGCCGCAGCTTCCAGCATCTGCTGACACACGGCCATGCCTTTATTCTGAAAGCTGTTCTGGAAAACCGGATCGTGGGCAGTGCCGTGGTCCTGCTGCACCGCTCCACACCGCTGGCCCGCCTGTACTCCCTTGCCGTCGATGCAGAAGCCCGCGGACACCAGATCGGAAAGCGCCTGCTGCAACAGGCAGAAGCCCGCGCCCTTGATCAGGGCTGCTCCTTCATGCGGCTTGAAGTCCGGCCTGACTCAACGGCTGCGCTGAACCTCTATCGTAACAGCCACTACCGCGACCTCGGCACCGTCGCCGATTATTACGAGGATGGCGCCCCCGCATTCCGGATGGAAAAAGCCCTGTCCGGCGGGGCGAACTTCGCCCGCTCGAAAGCTCCCTATTACGCCCAGACCCTGCCTTTCACCTGCGGCCCGGCCAGCCTGATCATGGCCATGAAGGCACAGCAGCCGGATCTTGCCGCAGACCGCAGCACAGAACTGGATATCTGGCGGGAGTCGACAACAGTCTATATGACCGGCGGACATGGTGGCTGTAGCGCAGACGGACTGGCACTTGCTGCCCATGCCCGCGGTTTTGATGCTGAGATTCTCATCAATACAAAGGGGGATGACATCTTTACCTCCTCGGTTCGTGAGCCGGAAAAGAAAGAAGTTGTCCGGCTGGTCCAGCAGGATTTCCGTCGCAAGGTGAATGCCGCCCGGATACCGGTAAAAACCACCACCGCCACATCGTCCGACCTGCGCGCTGCACTGGACGACGGCAAGACACCGGTGGTACTGATCAGTCATTATCGCCTGACCGGCAGCCGTGCCCCCCACTGGGTCACGGTGACCGCAGCAGACGATCATTTCATCTATATTCACGACCCGGAACCGGACCCGCCGGAAAATCGATTTGAGACGGACTGCATGAACCTGCCGGTGGCAGATTCGGAACTCGACCGCATGGTGAACTATGGCAAGGACCGGCTCAGTGCCGCTGTCCTCATCTCTCGAAGGAAGTGA